One window of the Nicotiana tabacum cultivar K326 chromosome 4, ASM71507v2, whole genome shotgun sequence genome contains the following:
- the LOC107787548 gene encoding 17.3 kDa class I heat shock protein: protein MSIIPSFFGRRSSVFDPFSLDAWDPFEGWPLFRSISDQFRSNFPSSSSDTTSFDWKETPNAHVFKADVPGLRKEEVKVELEDDRILQISGERQRELEDKGNTWHRVERSSGKFVRRFRLPENAKVDQVKANMENGVLTVTVPKENANKPEMKSIDISG, encoded by the coding sequence ATGTCAATCATACCAAGTTTCTTTGGCCGCCGATCCAGCGTCTTCGATCCATTTTCTCTCGACGCTTGGGACCCATTCGAGGGATGGCCGTTGTTCCGTTCTATTTCCGACCAGTTCCGTTCAAACTTCCCATCATCGTCATCCGATACGACATCGTTTGACTGGAAGGAGACCCCAAATGCACATGTATTCAAGGCTGACGTCCCTGGGCTAAGGAAAGAAGAGGTGAAGGTCGAGTTGGAAGATGATCGGATCCTGCAAATCAGTGGGGAGAGGCAGAGGGAATTGGAAGATAAGGGTAACACCTGGCATCGCGTGGAGCGGAGCAGTGGTAAGTTTGTGAGGCGCTTCAGGCTCCCGGAGAATGCTAAGGTGGATCAGGTGAAGGCTAATATGGAGAATGGTGTTTTGACTGTTACGGTCCCGAAAGAGAACGCCAACAAACCGGAAATGAAGTCCATTGACATTTCAGGTTGA
- the LOC107787549 gene encoding 18.1 kDa class I heat shock protein-like: MSLIPSIFDMWDPFKGFPLSSNLANVPSSARETSAFANARIDWKETPEAHIFKADLPGLKKEEVKVEVEEGKVLQISGERSKEQEEKNDQWHRVERSSGKFLRRFRLPENAKMDQVKASMENGVLTVTVPKEEVKKPEVKAIEISG; the protein is encoded by the coding sequence ATGTCTCTTATCCCAAGCATTTTCGACATGTGGGATCCCTTTAAAGGTTTTCCCCTTTCCAGCAATTTGGCCAATGTACCCAGCTCGGCTCGCGAAACCTCTGCCTTTGCCAACGCTAGGATTGATTGGAAAGAAACTCCAGAAGCGCACATTTTCAAAGCTGATCTTCCGGGGCTGAAGAAGGAAGAGGTGAAGGTGGAGGTCGAGGAAGGAAAAGTGCTGCAGATTAGCGGAGAGAGAAGCAAAGAGCAAGAAGAGAAGAATGACCAGTGGCACCGTGTTGAAAGGAGCAGTGGCAAATTCCTTAGGCGATTTAGGTTGCCGGAGAATGCCAAGATGGATCAGGTGAAGGCTAGTATGGAAAATGGTGTGCTCACCGTTACAGTTCCCAAAGAGGAAGTGAAGAAGCCTGAGGTCAAAGCCATTGAGATATCTGGTTAA